Part of the Triticum urartu cultivar G1812 chromosome 2, Tu2.1, whole genome shotgun sequence genome, GCTATAAGCACAATTTCCAGTTGTAGTCACTTAAATCTTGTTGGGATGTTTTTCCTTTGATATTTCCACACAATAGTATATTCTAGCTTGTATTAGGGCATTATGTGCAAAATGACAGCAGCACTTCCACCTATAACCTGCGAAATGGGGCAAAAACAATTCCTGAGAAAAATAAACCAACCCTGGCTTGTATCTGTACAACTTAAGCACCACAACTGTTCAACTGGTATCACTTCTATGTGCAAATAAAGAGCATCACTTGAAAATGTGCTTGCACGAAATTCAACCAACCTCTGGTTAAATCTGTGCAACTAAAGAGCAAGAACTGTGCAACTGGCATCACTTCTATGTGCAAATAAAGAACATCACTTGAAAATATGCTTGTACGAAATTCAACCAACCCCGGGTTAAATCTATGCAACTAAAGAGCAAGAACTGTGCAACTGCATCACTTCTATGTGCAAATAAAGAGCATCACTTGAAAATGTGCTTGCACGAAATTCAACCAACCCCTGGTTAAATCTGTGCAACTAAAGAGCAAGAACTGTGCAACTGGCATCACTTCTATGTGCAAATAAAGAACATCACTTGAAAATGTGCTTGTACGAAATTCAACCAACCCCGGGTTAAATCTATGCAACTAAAGAGCAAGAACTGTGCAACTGGCATCACTTCTATGTGCAAATAAAGAGCATCACTTGAAAATGTGCTTGCACGAAATTCAACCAACCCCGGGTTAAATCTGTGCAACTAAAGAGCAAGAACTGTGCAACTGGCATCACTTCTATGTGCAAATAAAGAACATCACTTGAAAATATGCTTGCACGAAATTCAACCAACCCCGGGTTAAATCTGTGGAACTAAAGAGCAAGAACTGTGCAACTGGCATCACTTCTATGTGCAAAAAAGAGCGTCACTTGAAAATGTGCTTGCACGAAATTCAACCAATCCTGGGTTAAATCTATGCAACTAAAGAGAAAGAACTGTGCAACTGGCATCACTTCTATGTGCAAAAAAGTGCGTCACTTGAAAATGTGCTTGCACGAAATTCAACCAATCCTGGGTTAAATCCGTGCAACTAAAGAGCAAGAACTGTGCAACTGGCATCACTTCTATGTGCAAATAAGGAGCTTCACTTAAAAATGTGCTTGCACAAAAAACAACCAACCCTGACTTGAATCTATGCAACTAAAATAAATAGCCGATATGCAACTTTTTTTCTCTATATGTGGGCACCCCCTCCCCAACTACCCCTACCAGTAGGACGTGCAACTTCGACAACTGCCCTGACCAACTGGCTAGTTGTCGATGTGCAACTACGAAAGCATGGTTGTGCGACTTTGCGTGGCTTCCTAACGACCGTAGCACTCCAGCTCTATCACCGAGAGAAAAGGGATTGGAGGAGGTAGTGGCGGTGCTACTCCGGCTCCACGACCAGGGACTCCCCTGGCAACCTACTAACCCCAGCCACAATGGATCTGGCAGTAAGACCTTGACCACCACTGTTGGCGAGCTGTGGACACCCACTCATCAACTACCCATAGACACCCGCTCACCAACAACCCCTACCAGTATGATGTGCAACTTTGGCGGCTGCCCTAACCAACTACTTGGCAGTGGATGAGCAACTTCGAAATCATGGTTGTGCAACTATGTATGCTTAGGCGCATGGTTTTTGAGTCGTGCGACTAGTCGTCGACTAGTTGATGAGTCGCAAAAAAATTCCAACTCAACTTAGTGTCGACTCGAGTCGCGAGTCGCGACTAGTCGCAACTGCAGGCTCGACTTTTTCTGAGTCATGACTCGAGAACCATGCTTAGGTGTGCAACTATGTACTGCTTTTTGTGAAGCTTGTAATTTCTCCCAGTGCAACTATATATAACTAAGTGTGCAAACTATTCTACCTACTTTAAAATTAGTAATACCTCTGTGTGCAAGTAAGCATAATTGAGCTCTACTGAGAAGTAATTCCGACGAGCGCTATCGTAATGACAAATGCAGTGTAAGCAAGAAATAGATGGATCAAGTTGCATCAACTACAGATCCATGGAGTTCTGAAAAGTAGGATCCTAAATTCATACCATCAGTGACAAAAAAAATATTTAGAACTTCAATTCTTTTCATTGATTCAACTAGATGTAATGAGCACCAACCAAAATCAAGAGGAACTAGTAACTATACCAACTAGTCTTCATTGATTCTTACTTGCAAGAACTAGAAATTCCTTTGATTCAACCCAACCAAACACATCTAATAATTCAACAAGTGCAGGAAGCCATTGGTATTCAGTGGACCAACTACTCAGGGAAAACCCTTGATCCCATCAAAGTAAATTAGTCTCATACCTGGCAGCAAGCCTCCACGGAGAATGGGTCTGGATGCAGCAGCGCATACGCACAACTCCATGAATGGGAACACAGCAgcgaccacacacacacacaggcTTCTAGTTGAAATTTCTTCAATTCCTCGAACATCAGAGGGAAAACAAAACTCAGGACCGCACCCACTTCAAATTACATAGCTCCATGGATGGGCTCAATTTTTTTACACTAAATTCCATAGAAGCAAGACACGTACCATGAAAGGATGAAGAAGTACGGAGCACCTGCTGAGCAATGGGAGCTTGTGTGGAAAGTATAGGATGGGTACGTCAATATTGTTGTTGTATTGATCTGACCCTTGTAAGGGTATTTATAGAGTACAATATGAGGGAGAGAGACTTAGAGTAGAGGACAAGTCATACATGGTTTAAACCTATCATATCTCGAACTCCTAATATCTAACTTAACATAATTATACTTCTAATAGCTTGTACATTGAGTGCTTGCTGAAATTCGTGGATATTGCTGTGAGACTATTTAAAAACTCGAGGCCGCCGACTCCCAAATGGTTCTAGTGCAACTATAAAAGTTGAGGATGCCAACTCGTATGATACTGTTGTGCAATTATTTAAAAAGTTGAGGATACCAGGTCCTAATTGATTGTTGTGCAACTATAAAAGTTCAGGATGCATCTATAGAAGTTGAGGATACCTCTCCTTCACTAGAAGCTGCATCTCTTTCTACAACCATTTTTGGTCTGTGAAAAAAAGCAAACAAACAAATTAGTCGAAGCAACCAAATGCATAGAAGAAAAATGGGAAAAAACAATTTATATAAAAAATGTCATGAGGTAAGCAACTCATGATAATTTTCCAAAGCACACCTATAAAACAAAATGAATGTGTGCAACTTGATATGCTGTATGGCCAACTGGGCACACATGAGTGTGCAATTAAAAAAATCAGCATACACACTGCCTAACATGATTTAGGCACCGGAGCCAAAACTAAACT contains:
- the LOC125540220 gene encoding uncharacterized protein LOC125540220 isoform X2: MQPVRPKMVVERDAASSEGELPLLSRCSVLLHPFMELKKFQLEACVCVWSLLCSHSWSCAYALLHPDPFSVEACCQVIGGSAAVILHIMP
- the LOC125540220 gene encoding uncharacterized protein LOC125540220 isoform X3 translates to MQPVRPKMVVERDAASSEGELPLLSRCSVLLHPFMKFQLEACVCVWSLLCSHSWSCAYALLHPDPFSVEACCQVIGGSAAVILHIMP